The following are encoded together in the Natator depressus isolate rNatDep1 chromosome 10, rNatDep2.hap1, whole genome shotgun sequence genome:
- the CYP2W1 gene encoding cytochrome P450 2W1 has protein sequence MAFLMPFISDPALICLLGALLLLGAFYFSTGSKNSPFKLPPGPPPLPIIGNLHLLDIRRQDKSLLKLAEKYGPVFTLHFGSQKAVVLTGYEAVKEALVNFTDEFVDRPPIPIFEQIQHGNGVFFSNGELWRTMRRFTVSSMRNLGMGKKLIEERILEELHLLIEMIKSFQGEPFSLKSFNAAPTNITFLMLFGDRFDYKDPTFVTLLRLIDEVMVLLGSPFLHFFNFYPFLGLFLKTHKILLKKIEDVRIILRNYIQISRQDVNENSLSYIDALVFKQHEETNKKDSLFHDENIIASVLDLVMAGTETTATTLQWAILLMMKYPEIQKKVQEEIGTIVQSGNQATYEDRKNMPFTNAVIHEVQRFITLLPHVPRCTSVDTHFRGYFLPKGITVIPSLTSVLLDKTQWETPHEFNPNHFLDAGGKFVKKEAFLPFSTGRRNCIGESLAKMELFLFFVGLLRTFTFQPPPGVTESELDLAVPQTTFTLRPQPQSACAVLCE, from the exons ATGGCTTTTTTAATGCCATTTATTTCTGATCCTGCATTAATCTGTCTGCTAGGTGCACTGCTTTTATTaggtgcattttatttttcaactgGCTCTAAAAACTCACCTTTTAAACTGCCTCCTGGTCCACCTCCTCTTCCGATCATTGGCAACCTGCATTTGCTGGATATTAGAAGACAAGATAAATCACTATTGAag CTAGCAGAAAAATATGGGCCGGTGTTCACCCTCCACTTTGGGTCCCAGAAAGCTGTGGTACTGACTGGATATGAAGCCGTGAAGGAGGCGCTCGTGAACTTCACGGATGAATTTGTAGACCGACCACCCATCCCAATATTTGAACAAATCCAGCATGGAAATG GTGTGTTCTTTTCTAATGGAGAACTGTGGAGAACGATGCGAAGATTCACTGTGTCAAGCATGCGCAACCTTGGAATGGGGAAAAAGCTGATAGAGGAAAGAATTCTTGAAGAGCTTCATTTGCTTATTGAGATGATCAAATCTTTCCAAG GTGAACCATTTAGCCTCAAGTCATTTAATGCTGCTCCAACCAACATCACCTTTCTTATGCTGTTTGGGGACCGGTTTGACTACAAAGACCCAACCTTTGTCACTCTGTTAAGACTCATAGATGAAGTTATGGTTCTTCTTGGATCTCCATTCTTGCAT TTTTTTAATTTCTACCCATTCCTTGGATTATTTCTCAAAACCCACAagattttacttaaaaaaatagaAGATGTGCGCATCATTTTAAGGAATTACATCCAGATCAGCAGACAAGATGTCAACGAGAACTCACTGAGCTACATTGATGCATTAGTGTTCAAGCAACATGAG GAGACAAACAAGAAAGACAGCCTGTTTCATGACGAAAACATAATCGCCTCTGTACTCGACCTGGTCATGGCTGGAACTGAGACAACTGCCACAACATTGCAATGGGCCATCCTACTGATGATGAAATATCCAGAGATCCAAA AAAAGGTACAAGAGGAGATTGGGACCATTGTCCAATCAGGAAATCAGGCCACATATGAAGACCGGAAAAACATGCCATTTACAAACGCGGTGATACATGAAGTGCAGAGATTCATCACCCTGCTGCCACACGTTCCACGGTGCACATCTGTTGACACACATTTCAGAGGCTACTTCCTCCCCAAG GGAATAACTGTGATTCCTTCCCTCACTTCGGTGCTGCTGGATAAAACACAGTGGGAGACACCACATGAGTTTAACCCCAACCACTTTCTTGATGCTGGTGGGAAGTTTGTAAAGAAAGAAGCTTTCCTGCCATTCTCCACAG GGCGCCGGAATTGCATTGGAGAAAGTCTGGCCaagatggagctgtttctgttctTTGTAGGGTTGCTGCGGACGTTTACTTTCCAACCCCCGCCAGGGGTCACGGAATCAGAGCTGGACCTTGCGGTTCCTCAGACTACTTTTACTTTAAGACCACAGCCTCAGTCAGCCTGTGCTGTTCTGTGTGAATAA